A region of Oncorhynchus masou masou isolate Uvic2021 chromosome 29, UVic_Omas_1.1, whole genome shotgun sequence DNA encodes the following proteins:
- the LOC135520440 gene encoding rRNA 2'-O-methyltransferase fibrillarin-like has product MTPGFSPRGGDRGGRGGFRGRGSFGDRGGGRGGFGDRGGRGGFRGRGGGGGFRSPSSEGGFRGRGGGRGTPRGRGGRGGFGAGRKVTVEPHRHEGVFICRGKEDALVTKNMVIGESVYGEKRMNVEEGETKIEYRAWNPFRSKLAAAILGGVDQIHIKPGSKVMYLGAASGTTVSHVSDIVGPEGLVYAVEFSHRSGRDLLNVAKKRTNIIPIIEDARHPHKYRMLVGMVDVIFADVAQPDQTRIVALNAHNFLKNGGHFVISIKANCIDSTAAPEAVFAAEVKKMGSENMKPQEQLTLEPYERDHAIVVGIYRPAPKNKK; this is encoded by the exons ATGACACCAG GATTCAGCCCCCGGGGTGGTGATcgaggaggcagaggaggcttCCGGGGAAGAGGAAGCTTTGGAGACAGAGGTGGTGGACGGGGGGGGTTTGGAGATAGAGGCGGGCGAGGAGGATTCCGAGGCAGAGGTGGTG GAGGTGGATTTAGGTCTCCAAGCAGCGAGGGTGGCTTCAGAGGCCGTGGAGGTGGTCGTGGCACCCCCAGGGGTAGAGGTGGACGTGGTGGCTTTGGGGCTGGCAGGAAAGTCACTGTGGAGCCTCATAGACATGAAG GAGTGTTCATCTGCCGTGGTAAGGAAGATGCCCTGGTGACAAAGAACATGGTGATTGGAGAGTCCGTGTATGGAGAAAAAAGGATGAATGTCGAGGAAGGAGAAACGAAGATTGAGTACAGAGCGTGGAACCCTTTCCGGTCAAAGCTGGCAGCAGCCATCTTGGGAGGAGTTGATCAGATCCACATCAAACCTGGCTCGAAGGTCATGTACCTGGGTGCCGCATCAGGGACGACAGTGTCCCATGTGTCAGACATCGTTGGACCT GAGGGTCTTGTGTATGCTGTGGAGTTCTCTCACAGGTCAGGACGTGATCTGCTCAATGTTGCCAAAAAGAGAACCAACATCATTCCCATCATTGAGGATGCCCGGCATCCACACAAATACCGCATGCTTGTTG GCATGGTAGATGTCATCTTCGCTgatgtggcccagccagatcagACCAGAATTGTTGCACTCAACGCTCACAATTTCCTTAAGAACGGAGGGCACTTTGTCATCTCAATCAAG GCAAACTGCATTGATTCAACGGCAGCACCGGAGGCTGTGTTTGCTGCGGAGGTGAAGAAGATGGGCTCGGAAAACATGAAGCCCCAGGAGCAGCTGACATTGGAGCCTTATGAGAGAGATCACGCCATCGTAGTAGGAATCTACAG ACCTGCTCCCAAGAATAAGAAGTGA